Below is a window of Chiloscyllium punctatum isolate Juve2018m chromosome 49, sChiPun1.3, whole genome shotgun sequence DNA.
TATAAATGTGAGGTCACGCAGTTGCAGTGCACTTGATCCATTTGCCACAGCGACTCGCCACCATGCCCAGCATCACCAGCAGCAGTTCGTCTCAGCGCCGGATTTCCACCCGGGCGGTGCCCAGCTTCTCCAGCAGCTCAGTCCAGAGCAACTCCTGGACTCGGGGCCCCTCTAGCTCCAGGAGCTCGGTTAGCCTCTTGGGCAGCTCCCTGAGAGCGGCCACTGCCTCCAGCCCCGTGCTGGCCGGCGGCACGATGGGCTCCAGCGAGAAGCAGACCCTGCAGGGTCTTAATTCCCGCCTGGCCAACTACCTGGAGAATGTCAGCTCCCTGGAGAACAGCAACCGGGAGCTAGAGCTCAAGATCAAAGCTTTGCTCGAAGAGAGAAAACCTGTTTCCAGGGACATCAACCCAATGTTAGCACAGGCTCATGCCCTGAATAAACAGGTACAGCTTACCCTCCAGTCATTTTTTAATATCAATAATTCAGTAACAGTTTTGTAGCAGCTttgcaggcgggactagattgggttgggatatctggtcggcatggacgggttggactgaacggtctgtttccatgctgtacatctctatgactctatgcggTACAATCCCTGTGATTTAAGACTGTGTAATTAGTTCTAATAAGCTCTAAAAAAAAGGTCACCAAAGAGACCCTACTACCATCAATTACCCTGAAATACTCGTTTGGTCAGTAATCTCGTTTAGAGAGAGATTTTTACACTAGCTGGATGCAGAACCTGGCAACTCTTCTCCCCTGTTTAACCTTTGGACATTGTTATTCATGGTTTACGCGGGACCGGTAAACGTGTTCGCGGGGAAGCGGGTGAAAATTTGCTGCTTGCACCATCCCTGACAATGTCAGATCATTTTCCCGCGGGCGGGTCGGCTGTTTAATGTCATCTACCCAGTTTGTCTTGCCTGTGTGTTTTTTGTCAGATGAAGgaattttcaaaacaaaacatacaAAGGTCATTACCAGGGCAAAATTACATTTACATTCTCTCCCTAAATGTTTGTCCAGTAACAGGACAAGGTTGTTGGTATTCCTGTTTTAAGTTCAGAAAGCCAACTGCTTTCAGAGGTGCCGGCTCGATAACGGGATTAGACAGCAAGCATAAGCAAATTGACGGAGAAACTCCACAGGTCCGATAGCgtctgtggagatagaggggggagggTGTAGAGTTAACAATCCGAATCCGGTTTAACTCCTTCAGacggtcactggacccgaaacgtgaactctgctttctctctgccagccctgctgagtttccccagcaatttctgactttgtTTCAGACCTTACAGCGTTCGCGGTTCTTCATTTTATTTTAGTCAGACAGTAGTGGGTCAGGTGGATTCAGTCCGGCTGCCTCTCTCGACTGCTGGGGAGAGTGAGAAGGAGCGCAGGTTCGGTTTCACATGGGGAGAGTGCCGTTTCCGGATATAATTAATATAATAATCTTAAACTAGTAAACAATTTGTTGCTTTGTAAAGGGACATCTGATACCAAGTTTGCCTCAATCTTATGCCCTTTAGATCCAGGATCTCACAATGCAGAACGCTGTTCTGGTACTACAAATAGACAATGCAAGACTGAGCGCTGAAGACTTTAAAATGAAGTTTGTACTAAACATTTCTATTTCACTCTGCCTTTTAATCCTGTCTTATTTTGCGTTCTTAATTCGATGATTTGTCATATTAATACATCGCGTATAATACGTATTGGTAGCGGGTATGTTATAACCTGTCGGGATACGAACCTGCCCGCCTGTGTATTTTAATCTGAGCGAATATATCTGGGCTAGGGCGGAGTCGGAAGCTTCCGTTCGCCAAACTGTGGAGAGCGATATCGACCGGATGAGGCGCATCAAGATGGAATACGACGACAGTTGCATCACCCTGAGAAACGAAGGGGAGATGCTCAGCGAGGAACTTCACTTCCTGAAAAAGAATCACCAGGAGGTGAGAGCAGGGAGCTGGCGCCAGGAGGGGTCAATATTAAtattatgagtgtgtgtgtgtgtgggggggggggggggggggggaagggtgtgagtgtaaaggggtataagtctgtgagaggtcattcgacctcggaccttcggttgaccatcctccaaggtggacttggggacaggcaacaacacaaagtggcccAGCAAGTTGTCTACCCATAGGtaatggcctcaaccgggaccttgggttcatgtcatactacagggtgaccccattgcaccacacacacagacactcctacagacacacacacactcacataccctCTCTCATAAACAAACTCTctcatatactggattagtggtgctggaagagcacagcagttcaggcagcatccaacgagcagcgaaatcaacgtttcgggcaaaagccaactctctcatatgctcacacatacactcccacacactcacttgcatcctctcacagatttATAACCCTttacattcatactcacacacactctctctcacagacactcatacccccaacacacacacacatatgcatgcaacttgtaagtttgtggggtgaatttgtactgcagaattacattttattttgctgaaaaactgcaagactccatgtaagattctgtaaatcccttttttagattagaatcagtctgaacattggggcacagacagcctcacacagggcacctcacaccttcaatacattatctgggccaacatggcacctattgttaaagttcacttgagaatgtaacttcaagaaagttctggaatttacatatgaaagaactgaaaccaaaatgcccattctaaaagatgagagacttaacaaacaatccaggtctttttcaatatataagttacattacactgtaaacttttgctataaattctgtctcctatgatcttatactcaacagccacttgatgaaggagcggtgtttccaaataaacctgttggacaataacctggtgttgtgagatgtttacctttgtacacccctgtccaacaccagtacCTACAAACCAATATTAATGGGTGTACCTAATGTTGTTTCTCTAGTTGgcaaatgacaacatttaaattaGTTCACTTGCCAAACAATCAGCACAGGTTTTACATGCAGTTTTACCATTGATTGTCCCTTTGAATTGGTATTCtttcaaattgtcctgatgagttcaCAGTGAGATATTTTGCCAATATATATAGTTTTCTCAGCGATATTCTGATCTAAATATTGTTATTTTCTCCAGGGTGGCGTCACATTACATTATAGAATGAAGATCATTAATGTAgctctacagcacagaaacagacatacacagctCAAGTGTTCTTTACCTCAGTTTCAGATCTTCCCACTTATTTTAATTAATCATTCCTGTATATCCATCTATTACATTCTCCTTTATTTTGTTTCTCTTTAAGTGCACCCATGTTattcacattaaaaaaaacatttgtggTAACAAAGATCCACAATTCACTAACTAAAGAAGTTCCTTGCAAATTCCTTTCTGGTTTGGTTTGTGACTATCTTAATCTATATTATCATCTTAGATTGTCCACTCGTGTAGTTAAAGTAAAAATGCTGTTTCCAAACAGGATATTTGTAAGTACTGGAAGGAAATGGATCATTCCTATGAATGATAATAATTGCAGTGTTATGGGAGGGAAGCTTGGAATGATGAGAATTAAATGTTGTGTAATAACTTAAATGTCAAAATCTCACTGTCATTTTTTGATAGGAGTTGAGAGGTGTCAAATCACAGATTAATAATAATAATATCACAGTGGAGATGGACTGTGTGAAGCAAGATGACCTTACTCAGCATCTTGAAGAGATGAGGAAGCAGTATGAGGAAATGATGAATCAAAACAAAAAAGATGCAGAATTGTGGTTCGAATCCCAGGTAAGTTCCCTTAAAGTGAAGGTGAAATTTGCAATCAATATCTTTTGGTTTGAAGTTTTTTCTACATAATAGCCCCTGGTATCCATATTTTTCTGTAACACTGTGAATACAAATAAACATTTACATATTATCACAGATGTAACAGGCCattttatacaaatgatgaaTAAAATCTTTATCTAAACTGAATGAATCATAATTatgggtttggaaaatgtaacagTATTGTGAATTGTTAAATACTGTTGGAATGATTATGAATATAACATTGCAACAACGGGACTAGCCCTATATGAATAATGGATTAGTTTGTTGACATAATTTATATTTACAATACACAATTTATATTTAAATTTTTTCAAAAATTTACATACCTGGAGTCTTACATATGTATTTTCTTCATCAATTTCATGTTATAATGCATCTGTTCAATCAGAATTTATAGCACTTTGTTTTTACTACAGATGGAAACAATCACCAAATCAGTAAAGCAGACCAACAAAGAGATTGAGGTAGCTGAGGTGGAACTCCACAATAAGCAAAAAATATTGCAATCTCTGGAAATAGAGCTTGAAATCCTTAGGGGACAGGTATGGATGTTTTTCACATTTCTAAAAATTGTACCACTTAAGGCAAAATGAAGCAGCACAAGATCGAGCTTACTTAATATGTATAGTGGATAATGGAGAAACTTTTAAAATGCAATGTGGTGGAAAATAATTGAGAGCAACATGAAGCCGTAGCATATGTATGGATTCTCTTGCATACAAATCGAGCTTTAACCTTTTTAGGAAGCCTTACTTTAATATTCTGCTATCTTCTAGTCAATATCATTTGGCGTCCATCAAGAAAGTGAATAAACTGGTTTTACAGACAGCTTATTagcagtgtgtctgtgtttgccaAGATCTTGCTTTGGGCTGTTAGGAATTCCAGTGTTTAGTTGACAGTTAGTCTCTAGATTGTCTCTAGATCCTTTAAAATTGTGTAAAGGTTAGCACTACCTCTCCTCTGCCATGGCTACAAATTGTTACGATGTTGTTTTAGATACATTGTTCATAATTTATTAAAATAATGACATCAAAAATTTTGCTAACATGAAGTGAATGAAACCTTATAAGTGCAAAATAGTTGTTTAAAATTTCTATCATTTCAATAAAAGAAATACTGGTTGGAATTTATAAAGAATCTGAACAAGCAGTATTACGAATATAAAATGAAAGTTCAGCTATAGCTTAATAGCAAACTTCATTACCATACATTTGCATCTGATGATTTCTGGATTTTTCTTGAAAGTCTTTCTTAATTTAGACATGAAATATAAAAACCAAAGAACAGCGAatattggaaatcagaaacaacaactgatattgctggaaaactttagcagctctggcagcatctgtggagagaaagtagagttaatgctttgtgtccagtgactcttcttcagaactgattgtagcgaGGAAATGATTGGTgtatatatgctgaagatggggagggggaggagtaAACAATGAGTGGAGGTGAAGCCTAGAGAGTTAGAGAACAGCAATTGGACAGAtaaggaatgggtaaaggtcagcctaggagaatgaatagctgttaatggggatGATTGGTAGGTAAAAGTGGTTTGGTTGTAATAGCAGCCCATGTGGTGACAAGACCTGAAGTGTGGGCGTTGGGATAAAGACATGGGAGAAAGTGCTCAGGCCTAATATTATTGAGACTGATCCATTTCTTTGTCTGTCCAAATGGTGtttttccactctctctgtctccacaatCCTTCTCCTCTCCTGAGTACTTCTCCTTCCAACCCATTTTCAGCatatataccaaccttttcctagctacattcagttctgaagaagggccattGGATCCacaacgttaactctgcttttgtcCACTGACCCTGCTAGAAccattgagcttttccagcaatttttgtttttgttcttaATTTATATTCACAGAAATTACGATATTGCTCATAGATGATTTTTCCCCGTAAACCAACTTGGACATTCTAGCTTATCGGAATAACTGCACATTATCTTTGCAGAATATGGGACTAGAAAATATATTGCTGGACACTGAGCAAAGATATAAAGTGGACTTCAGTAACATGCAAACAACTGTCTCCAAGTTGGAAACTGATTTGTTCAATGTGCGGAATGATATAGTGCTGAACAAAGAAAAATATGATTCTCTTATGCAAGCCAAACTGACTCTGGATGCAGAGCTTGCTGAGTACAGGCGTTTACTTAACGGGGAAACAAGGTACTGTACATATAATGCTAAAGACTGTTATTAAAGGAACACTTATGGCAATAATTCACAAAGGGAAAAAGATCCCCCAAAACAAAGACTGCAATTTTGGGTGTGTGAAAAGATTTGGTTACAAACAGTCCAGAAGTGTATGCTGACATCAATTAATCTGTCCTAAATTTCTTtgactttttgttttattttggggAAAGATAATCTGTAAGTTCTACTGTAACTTCAACAGAAAGCCTCGTAAAATGTATATGGCCATTTGCAGCATTTTTCCAAAATATAGAGAAAGGTTGTGGAGCCCATGTAAAATTTCACAAAGTAAGCCTTTCTGTTTTCACTCACCTAACAGACTTCTTCCCTTCAATTTGGACCAAATATGTTGGTGGGATGGACAAAGTAATGCACGAAGTGTTAACCTAAGTTAAAACGTTTCAGTTTAGGATAAATATTATTTAACAAGACAGTAAGCTCATTGTGTTAACTTAATTTACATATAAAGTTTGCTGTTAACTGCTGAGCATGTGAATTTGTGACAAATAACTGTTCTTTTCTTGATAGCAGAAAGGTTATTCATGTTCCTCCTCCACGttcaccctctcctcctcctcgtAAGTATTCCTGTGTGGTGTctgccacactgtaaggattctgtctATGGACAAACAATCTCAGCAGTCTGATatttgatgttttaaaaacagacAATGTCTTAGTCATCTGAAAGGAAAGCCACTGTGGAGGTGGATGGTTGCAGAAAGGAATTGATGATAGCCAGATATATCATTATTATTTGTGCTCCTTTCAGCTATACAGTGGGTTGGAAATCACAAGTTTTAATCTAATTGGATATCTGGCACAATTTATTGTGTAGTATTGAATTAATTTTTCAACCATTCAAACAGCTGGAGGTGTATAAGAAGCAAAATCACTGTTTGTTCGCAAATATAAACTATCTGATCATTACTATTGAAATTTAGCAAGTTAGGTGGACAAGAGTAAATCTAAATATTCTCTGATTATTAACTCTTTTGTTGCATATATCATGTTTGAAAATACATGACATAGATACGTAAGACATAGAGTCAGAAGTAGGCCatacagcccattgagtctgctctatcattcaattAGATCCTAGCTTAATTATTCATGCTCAACTCTAGTTTTCTGCCTttaccccatatcccttaattgtTTTTATTGAttaaaatctgtctacctcagcTTTGACTATGCATAACAACCCAGCCTCTCCAGCCCTCTATGGTAAGGAATTTGACAAATTCAGTGCCTTCTGAGAGAAAAGTCCTCCTCTTTCGGTTTCAAAGGGCAacctctttattctgagattatgccctctggttcaaGCCTCTCCCACAAAGGGAATCAACTTTTCAGCATCTcctctgtcaagtcccctaagaatcttgaaTGTTCTTTTAAGGTCACTtctcatt
It encodes the following:
- the LOC140469339 gene encoding keratin, type I cytoskeletal 18 isoform X1 encodes the protein MPSITSSSSSQRRISTRAVPSFSSSSVQSNSWTRGPSSSRSSVSLLGSSLRAATASSPVLAGGTMGSSEKQTLQGLNSRLANYLENVSSLENSNRELELKIKALLEERKPVSRDINPMLAQAHALNKQIQDLTMQNAVLVLQIDNARLSAEDFKMKAESEASVRQTVESDIDRMRRIKMEYDDSCITLRNEGEMLSEELHFLKKNHQEELRGVKSQINNNNITVEMDCVKQDDLTQHLEEMRKQYEEMMNQNKKDAELWFESQMETITKSVKQTNKEIEVAEVELHNKQKILQSLEIELEILRGQNMGLENILLDTEQRYKVDFSNMQTTVSKLETDLFNVRNDIVLNKEKYDSLMQAKLTLDAELAEYRRLLNGETSRKVIHVPPPRSPSPPPPEVTTRKIVKVITTTLVDGKVVDESSEVEEISEKKHA
- the LOC140469339 gene encoding keratin, type I cytoskeletal 18 isoform X2, giving the protein MPSITSSSSSQRRISTRAVPSFSSSSVQSNSWTRGPSSSRSSVSLLGSSLRAATASSPVLAGGTMGSSEKQTLQGLNSRLANYLENVSSLENSNRELELKIKALLEERKPVSRDINPMLAQAHALNKQIQDLTMQNAVLVLQIDNARLSAEDFKMKAESEASVRQTVESDIDRMRRIKMEYDDSCITLRNEGEMLSEELHFLKKNHQEELRGVKSQINNNNITVEMDCVKQDDLTQHLEEMRKQYEEMMNQNKKDAELWFESQMETITKSVKQTNKEIEVAEVELHNKQKILQSLEIELEILRGQNMGLENILLDTEQRYKVDFSNMQTTVSKLETDLFNVRNDIVLNKEKYDSLMQAKLTLDAELAEYRRLLNGETRKVIHVPPPRSPSPPPPEVTTRKIVKVITTTLVDGKVVDESSEVEEISEKKHA